From Algoriphagus sp. NG3, the proteins below share one genomic window:
- a CDS encoding two-component regulator propeller domain-containing protein, giving the protein MISRRFLPFIFLICSFAVLANDVKKGRTDDFKVRYIGIEKGLSNNAVTSIYQDKRGFMWVGTYDGLNRYDGYEFFIYRNQPNDSTTLINNRIVSIYENEDGIWVGTKKGLSVYNFNSGAFESRFLLDQELGKQVRITFNINQIKGNQSQLFLASAGKGLFKLDDQQSYFTQVPFEVDGKMIYNYHAQGIDFDAEGSLLVFIQGYGLYRLDKDSKKLDFITSVTNNANSIVSDKHGQVWIGMESGLLMYSIGSNKHKFYSREYTGHKVTGLMYVEEDDEVWAATDGSGVFICDNQTSKTSYLKEGSDDRSITSNSVYALYQDNKGDKWVGTLRGGVNVVEKENLQFKTIRKTQEKNSLVNNFVLSFCEYVNDQIWIGTDGGGLSLWNRASGTFTNYVHSDDPNSLPNNFVTSILKSDKGVWIGTYGGGVSRFDDETKTFKDYPLFQPEMNTVQQNIWVLFRDSYQRVWAATSDGEGLYLFHPQKDEFEFVDANINGILTMSEDLFGNIWVGTFERLIKIDLDNFEHEVFEIGYPVRSIISASNDRMLLGTEGGGLMEFNPSHGVVSSLLEEQGLPNNSVLTILRGKDDQYWLSTYNGISRFDYPTKTFTNYYDSDGLQSNQFNYNAALKLPDGELLFGGIRGFNILDPDNVSTSNSFPELLITGIKINNEPIEKTGLTPFSLRMLELPYDKSMLTFEFAAIEYSLPDKISYAYYLEGWDREWQYVGDSRVANYSKLNDGTYTLHIKSTNSDGVWNMAATSLPIVIMPPWYRTLVAYLSYVLFLALAVFVLVSHQRKQAKLKYEIWLSKNMAQKEKELNEKKLNFFTNISHEFRSPLTMIINPLKDAIYGKSGELGNGELEVVYRNSRRLLSLVDQLLLFRKTESEIGELKIVKIDLIALAKEVYSCFSHHAESQQISYHLHVELEECHIYADRQKIEISLFNLISNALKFANEIQGEVVVRLYSDVINEVCIAIEDNGAGIARDEREKVFDLFYQSQNNHKNQKNGFGIGLYLVKQFIQLHSGQVTASSREYGGTVFKLRLLTGRAHLQHLLIHEDFNERSFFLEELLGGQELSSGQAEKEEPSNIAEPLVDQMKTVLIVDDNLQIRNYLSSILNDCFNVVETDSAEDARQILKRQLPDLIISDVIMEGETGVEFCKFLKSSSSYHHIPVILLTGTNSEEIKLKGIEVGADDYITKPFDKDYLVARVKGILKQQKILHDHLMDGVTQRISDFKLSEEDKDFLEHLEQLVEMHLNDESFTVKSLTEQLGMSHSMLYKKIKQLTGKSINEMIRFIRLRKVAILLITSDMQVNEAAFFTGFNDLKYFRKQFQLLYLMNPSDFQKKYKGSFQEKNYNLIRFIDR; this is encoded by the coding sequence ATGATTTCACGACGATTTTTACCTTTTATCTTTCTGATATGTTCATTTGCTGTATTGGCCAATGATGTAAAGAAGGGAAGAACGGATGATTTTAAAGTTAGGTATATAGGAATTGAAAAAGGATTGTCAAATAATGCGGTCACCAGTATCTATCAGGATAAAAGAGGATTTATGTGGGTTGGAACCTACGATGGTCTAAACAGGTATGACGGGTATGAATTTTTTATTTATCGTAACCAACCTAATGATTCTACTACCCTTATCAACAACCGAATTGTCAGCATTTATGAAAATGAAGACGGGATTTGGGTAGGTACTAAAAAGGGCCTTAGTGTTTATAATTTTAATTCAGGGGCATTCGAAAGCAGGTTTCTTCTGGATCAGGAACTGGGAAAGCAAGTCAGAATCACGTTTAATATCAACCAGATAAAAGGCAATCAAAGTCAATTATTTTTGGCTTCAGCTGGCAAAGGCCTGTTTAAGTTGGATGATCAACAAAGCTATTTTACCCAAGTTCCATTTGAGGTAGATGGAAAAATGATATATAATTATCACGCACAGGGAATAGATTTCGACGCAGAGGGAAGCCTTTTGGTATTCATTCAGGGGTATGGTTTATATCGACTGGATAAGGATTCCAAAAAGCTGGATTTTATAACCTCTGTCACCAACAACGCAAACAGCATTGTGTCAGATAAACATGGACAGGTTTGGATAGGCATGGAAAGTGGGCTCTTGATGTATTCAATTGGGTCAAATAAACATAAATTTTACTCACGGGAATATACCGGTCATAAAGTGACTGGATTGATGTATGTCGAAGAGGATGACGAAGTATGGGCTGCCACAGATGGGAGCGGTGTCTTTATATGTGACAACCAAACCAGTAAGACATCATACCTGAAGGAAGGATCAGATGACAGGTCTATTACCAGCAATTCTGTGTACGCACTTTACCAGGATAATAAAGGAGATAAGTGGGTGGGAACCCTTAGGGGAGGTGTGAATGTGGTCGAAAAGGAAAACCTCCAGTTTAAAACCATCAGGAAAACCCAAGAAAAGAACAGTCTGGTAAACAACTTTGTGCTTTCCTTTTGTGAATATGTGAATGATCAGATCTGGATCGGAACCGACGGTGGAGGTTTAAGCCTATGGAATAGAGCATCCGGTACTTTTACAAATTATGTCCATTCTGATGATCCCAACTCCTTGCCTAACAATTTTGTGACGTCGATTCTCAAATCCGATAAAGGCGTTTGGATAGGGACGTATGGGGGAGGCGTAAGCAGGTTTGATGATGAAACTAAGACTTTTAAGGATTATCCGTTGTTTCAGCCTGAGATGAATACTGTTCAGCAGAACATCTGGGTTTTGTTCCGGGATTCCTATCAGCGTGTCTGGGCGGCTACATCCGATGGAGAGGGGCTTTATCTATTTCATCCACAAAAAGATGAATTTGAGTTTGTGGATGCAAATATCAATGGGATTCTCACCATGTCCGAAGATCTATTTGGCAACATCTGGGTAGGAACTTTTGAACGATTGATTAAAATAGACCTGGATAATTTTGAGCATGAGGTATTTGAAATAGGCTATCCAGTCAGGTCAATCATCTCTGCCTCCAATGATAGGATGTTGCTGGGCACGGAAGGTGGAGGTCTGATGGAATTCAATCCGAGTCATGGCGTAGTCAGTTCCCTTTTGGAGGAGCAGGGACTGCCAAATAACTCGGTGCTTACTATTCTGCGCGGCAAAGACGACCAGTACTGGCTAAGTACCTATAATGGGATTTCAAGATTTGACTATCCCACCAAAACCTTTACAAATTACTATGACTCTGATGGATTGCAGAGTAACCAGTTCAACTATAACGCAGCCCTGAAATTACCGGACGGGGAATTGCTTTTTGGGGGCATCCGAGGATTCAATATTCTCGATCCTGACAATGTAAGTACTTCCAATTCTTTTCCTGAATTGCTGATCACAGGCATTAAGATCAATAATGAGCCTATTGAAAAGACAGGTCTGACTCCATTTTCGTTGCGTATGTTGGAGCTCCCTTATGATAAATCCATGCTTACATTTGAATTTGCCGCTATAGAATATTCATTGCCGGACAAAATTTCTTATGCATATTATCTCGAAGGCTGGGATAGGGAATGGCAATATGTAGGGGATTCTCGCGTTGCCAACTATTCCAAATTAAATGATGGAACCTATACCCTTCATATTAAATCCACGAATTCAGATGGTGTATGGAATATGGCCGCCACTTCACTTCCCATAGTTATTATGCCACCATGGTATAGGACTCTGGTTGCCTATTTGTCGTATGTGCTATTCCTCGCACTTGCTGTTTTCGTCCTAGTTAGTCATCAGCGTAAGCAGGCGAAGTTGAAATATGAGATTTGGCTGTCCAAAAATATGGCTCAGAAAGAGAAGGAATTGAATGAGAAAAAGCTGAATTTCTTTACCAATATTTCCCATGAATTCCGTTCTCCGCTCACGATGATCATTAACCCACTAAAGGATGCGATCTACGGTAAAAGTGGAGAATTGGGCAATGGAGAGCTAGAAGTGGTCTATCGTAACTCAAGACGACTTTTGAGTCTGGTAGATCAACTGCTTCTTTTTAGGAAAACTGAAAGCGAAATAGGCGAACTTAAAATTGTTAAAATAGATCTGATAGCATTGGCAAAGGAAGTATATTCTTGTTTTTCCCACCATGCCGAATCCCAGCAGATTAGCTACCATCTGCATGTAGAGTTGGAGGAGTGCCATATTTATGCTGATCGACAGAAAATAGAAATTTCTCTCTTCAACCTAATTTCAAATGCATTGAAATTTGCCAATGAAATCCAAGGTGAAGTTGTGGTACGGCTTTATTCTGATGTCATAAACGAAGTATGTATTGCGATAGAAGATAATGGGGCGGGAATAGCAAGGGATGAAAGAGAAAAGGTTTTTGATCTGTTCTACCAATCCCAAAATAACCATAAAAACCAAAAGAACGGGTTTGGGATAGGGCTGTATTTGGTGAAGCAATTTATACAGCTACATTCAGGACAGGTGACGGCATCTTCAAGAGAGTACGGAGGAACAGTATTCAAACTGAGGTTATTGACTGGGAGGGCGCATCTACAGCATTTATTGATTCATGAGGACTTTAATGAACGTTCATTCTTTCTTGAAGAATTATTGGGCGGACAGGAGCTTTCCTCTGGACAGGCAGAAAAGGAAGAGCCGTCTAATATCGCTGAGCCACTAGTTGATCAGATGAAGACTGTTTTAATAGTGGATGACAACCTGCAAATCCGAAACTATTTATCCAGTATTCTAAACGATTGTTTTAATGTAGTAGAAACGGATAGTGCAGAAGATGCACGACAGATTCTAAAGAGGCAGTTGCCGGATTTGATTATTTCAGATGTGATCATGGAAGGAGAGACGGGAGTTGAGTTCTGTAAATTCCTTAAGAGCAGTTCCAGCTACCATCACATACCAGTAATCTTACTCACCGGGACAAATTCCGAGGAGATAAAACTCAAGGGAATAGAAGTGGGAGCCGATGACTACATCACAAAGCCTTTTGATAAGGATTATCTTGTTGCCCGGGTAAAAGGAATTTTGAAACAGCAAAAAATACTTCATGATCACCTAATGGACGGGGTGACCCAGAGGATTTCAGATTTCAAGTTGTCAGAAGAGGATAAAGATTTTTTGGAGCATCTAGAGCAATTGGTCGAGATGCATTTAAATGATGAATCTTTTACGGTTAAGTCATTGACTGAGCAATTGGGGATGAGCCATTCCATGTTATATAAGAAAATCAAACAGCTGACAGGAAAGTCAATCAATGAGATGATTCGGTTTATCAGGCTGAGAAAAGTGGCGATTTTATTAATCACCTCAGATATGCAGGTCAACGAGGCAGCATTTTTCACCGGGTTCAATGATCTGAAGTATTTTAGAAAGCAGTTCCAACTGCTGTACCTGATGAACCCGTCCGATTTTCAGAAAAAATACAAGGGATCCTTTCAAGAAAAAAATTACAACTTGATCCGGTTTATAGACCGATAG